Within Mycobacterium heckeshornense, the genomic segment AGGGTCACGTTGTGTGACAGCAAAAATGACCGCAGGTCCGGGGTATTGGTGATGAAGTTGAAGCCGGCTTGGGTGGTCAGGCCCCGGCTGTTCACGCCGACAACTTGGCCGTCCTTGTTGACGGTGGGCCCGCCGGACATTCCCGGGGCGAGTTCGGTGCTCACCTCGATTTGCACCACGCCTGACGGGGTGACTTGGTTACTGGAGATGGTGCCGGTCTTGAACGAGGCACGAGCAATCTGGCTCTGATCGGCGATGTCCTGCAGATCTCCGGGGAAGCCGATCGAGGTCACCGGATCGCCCACTTGTGGTGCATTGCCGGCGATGACCAACCCGGGGGTCTGCTTGCTCAGGTTGGGGACGTGCAGCAGGGCGATATCGCCTGCCTCAGGAGCTTTGACGTCGACAACTTCCACCGTGGTGGGGCTGGTGATGGTCGCGCCATCGACGCCGTTGGGCTGGATGGCCCGCACGCTGCGGTCGGGAGGCGATCCACCCAAGTCGCCTTCGACACGCCAGTTGGCGTACGCCTGGTCCTTTAACTTGGTCGCCTTCTGGTCCTGCAGATAGCCGTCGAGAAGGACGAGGCGGCCCTGTCCGGGATCCACGCAGTGTCCGGCCGTGACAATCTGCGCCGAGGTGCTGGCATACCAGCCGGTGCACGTCACCGAATACTTGAGTTTCTCCGTCCAGTAACCTTCTCCGGCCGCATCGGCACTGGGCGGGACCTGGATCGAGCCGCTCCATTGCGTCTGCAGAAATACGATGGACTTCTCCAAACTGGCCAGTGCCTCTTTGTTGTCGGACTGTGCCGGTGGTGCTCCGGCCAGCGCGACGGCGGTCGTCAGCAGAACGGCTGCGAGCGAGTGCGCCGAATTTCTGGTGAACGTAGCCTTCATGGGGGTTCCTTTAGTCCACGGATTCAATACTTGCGGCAACGGTTAAC encodes:
- a CDS encoding trypsin-like peptidase domain-containing protein produces the protein MKATFTRNSAHSLAAVLLTTAVALAGAPPAQSDNKEALASLEKSIVFLQTQWSGSIQVPPSADAAGEGYWTEKLKYSVTCTGWYASTSAQIVTAGHCVDPGQGRLVLLDGYLQDQKATKLKDQAYANWRVEGDLGGSPPDRSVRAIQPNGVDGATITSPTTVEVVDVKAPEAGDIALLHVPNLSKQTPGLVIAGNAPQVGDPVTSIGFPGDLQDIADQSQIARASFKTGTISSNQVTPSGVVQIEVSTELAPGMSGGPTVNKDGQVVGVNSRGLTTQAGFNFITNTPDLRSFLLSHNVTLVKPPAQPSAGSGMQWYLIGAAVLIGAVVVGLLLLLVRRRRTPQFAGAGGAPIGYPMPGPAPGPVPGWMPGQSPGQRPPTSYAPPAPATAPPGVGAVPPGPTPTGSSQWGGGDTRNVGNLCGLCGAAHSPGARFCPQCGKPLN